Proteins from a single region of Aythya fuligula isolate bAytFul2 chromosome 3, bAytFul2.pri, whole genome shotgun sequence:
- the BMP2 gene encoding bone morphogenetic protein 2, with translation MGAATRSLLALLLCRVLLGGAAGLMPPGGRRRLGEPGRAAPAAQRPEELLGEFELRLLHMFGLKRRPSPGKDVVIPPYMLDLYRLHAGQRLGQAPALGYPLERAASRANTVRSFHHEEVLEELPETSGKTARRFFFNLTSIPNEESITSAELQIFRKQVHGAFENNSSYHHRINIYEIIKPATATSKDPVTRLLDTRLVHHNASKWESFDVTPAVLRWIAHGQPNHGFVVEVVHLDKENSASKRHVRISRSLHQDEDSWSQLRPLLVTFGHDGKGHPLHKREKRQVKHKQRKRHKYSCKRHPLYVDFNDVGWNDWIVAPPGYSAFYCHGECPFPLADHLNSTNHAIVQTLVNSVNSKIPKACCVPTELSAISMLYLDENEKVVLKNYQDMVVEGCGCR, from the exons ATGGGTGCCGCGACCCGCTCCCTCCTGGCGCTGCTGCTGTGCCGGGTGCTGCTGGGCGGCGCGGCCGGCCTCATGCCTCCCGGGGGCCGGCGGCGTCTCGGCGAgcccggccgcgccgccccgGCCGCGCAGCGCCCCGAGGAGCTCCTGGGCGAGTTCGAGCTGCGCCTGCTCCACATGTTCGGGCTGAAGCGGCGGCCCAGCCCCGGCAAGGACGTCGTCATCCCGCCCTACATGCTGGACCTCTACCGCCTGCACGCTGGCCAGCGGCTGGGGCAAGCGCCGGCGCTGGGCTACCCGCTGGAGAGGGCCGCCAGCCGCGCCAACACCGTGCGCAGCTTCCACCACGAAG AAGTTTTGGAAGAACTGCCAGAAACGAGTGGGAAAACAGCACGGCgtttcttctttaatttaaCTTCCATCCCTAATGAGGAGTCTATCACCTCAGCTGAACTCCAGATTTTTCGGAAACAGGTGCACGGAGCCTTTGAGAACAACAGCAGCTACCATCACCgtattaatatttatgaaattataaAGCCAGCCACAGCCACCTCTAAGGACCCTGTCACAAGACTTTTGGACACCAGGTTGGTGCATCATAATGCAAGTAAATGGGAAAGTTTTGATGTAACGCCAGCTGTTTTGAGGTGGATTGCACATGGACAACCTAATCATGGGTTTGTGGTAGAGGTGGTTCACTTGGACAAAGAGAACAGTGCCTCCAAGAGGCACGTTAGGATTAGCAGGTCTTTACATCAGGATGAAGATAGCTGGTCTCAGCTCAGGCCATTATTAGTAACGTTTGGGCATGATGGCAAGGGACACCCGCTTCATAAAAGAGAAAAGCGTCAAGTGAAACACAAACAGCGTAAACGCCACAAATACAGTTGCAAAAGGCATCCGTTATATGTGGACTTCAATGATGTGGGGTGGAATGACTGGATTGTTGCCCCGCCGGGGTATAGTGCCTTTTACTGCCACGGGGAATGTCCTTTTCCACTGGCAGACCATCTAAACTCAACAAACCATGCCATTGTTCAGACTTTGGTCAATTCAGTGAATTCCAAAATCCCCAAGGCTTGCTGTGTGCCGACAGAACTGAGTGCTATTTCAATGCTCTACCTTGATGAGAACGAAAAAGTTGTATTAAAGAACTATCAAGATATGGTTGTGGAGGGTTGTGGGTGCCGCTAA